A single Nocardioides bizhenqiangii DNA region contains:
- a CDS encoding DUF1905 domain-containing protein, producing MTGVTTYDFAAPLWRWEAKDEGTSGAWYFLSLPFDVSDEIEAIAGPGKGFGSVRVEVTVGASTWRTSVFPSGERKTYVLPVKKAVRVAEGLDEDSEATVRLSLV from the coding sequence ATGACCGGCGTGACGACCTACGACTTCGCGGCACCGCTGTGGCGGTGGGAGGCGAAGGACGAGGGGACGTCGGGGGCGTGGTACTTCCTGAGCCTGCCGTTCGACGTCTCCGACGAGATCGAGGCGATCGCCGGCCCGGGCAAGGGGTTCGGCAGTGTCCGGGTCGAGGTCACGGTCGGCGCGAGCACCTGGCGGACGTCCGTCTTCCCCAGCGGTGAGCGCAAGACCTACGTGCTGCCGGTGAAGAAGGCGGTGCGCGTCGCCGAGGGGCTCGACGAGGACAGCGAGGCGACCGTGCGCCTGTCGCTGGTCTGA
- a CDS encoding M20/M25/M40 family metallo-hydrolase yields the protein MTSATPELLQALIRNQCVNDGTPESGGESRNADVLAAVLEGPGVELERYESLPGRASLVARIDGSDPAAPSLLLMGHTDVVPANAENWRHDPFGGEQIDGEIWGRGAVDMLNHTSSMAIAMRRLADSGFRPRGTLVYLAVADEEGGGTYGAEWLLEHQRESVAADYVITETGGMSLPVPGATETLLPVMVGEKGFGWVTLVVRGTPGHGSMPLRTDNALVKAAEVVQRVAAIQSTPRVEGQWRDFVEACRLPEDVERLFLDADALTAYCTSEDADLQLARLIHAATTTTIAPTMVRGGVKTNVIADRVEIELDIRTLPGVTADDLVSAIAAAVGEELMASVDVQVGKFQEASLSSPESPLWDSLAKASSALLPGSRPVPFLLVGVTDARFFRGAGSTAYGYGLFSDRISFRDFASMFHGNDERIDIESLRLSTELWSAVAQDFLD from the coding sequence ATGACGTCGGCGACACCGGAACTGCTCCAAGCCCTGATCCGCAACCAGTGCGTCAACGACGGCACCCCGGAGTCCGGAGGGGAGTCGCGCAACGCGGACGTCCTCGCTGCGGTGCTCGAGGGGCCCGGGGTGGAACTCGAGCGGTACGAGTCACTGCCGGGCCGCGCGAGCCTGGTCGCGCGGATCGACGGCAGCGACCCTGCTGCCCCGTCGCTCCTGCTGATGGGCCACACGGACGTCGTGCCGGCCAACGCCGAGAACTGGCGACACGACCCGTTCGGCGGTGAGCAGATCGACGGCGAGATCTGGGGTCGCGGCGCCGTCGATATGCTCAACCACACCTCGTCGATGGCGATAGCGATGAGGAGGCTCGCGGACTCCGGGTTCCGGCCGCGGGGCACGCTGGTCTACCTCGCCGTTGCCGACGAGGAAGGCGGCGGCACGTACGGCGCCGAGTGGCTGCTCGAGCACCAGCGGGAGTCCGTGGCCGCGGACTACGTGATCACGGAGACGGGTGGGATGTCGCTGCCGGTGCCGGGTGCGACCGAGACGCTGCTGCCGGTCATGGTCGGCGAGAAGGGATTCGGCTGGGTGACCCTCGTGGTGCGCGGCACGCCCGGCCACGGCTCGATGCCGCTGCGGACGGACAACGCGCTCGTCAAGGCGGCGGAGGTCGTGCAGCGGGTCGCCGCGATCCAGAGCACGCCCCGGGTCGAGGGGCAGTGGCGAGACTTCGTCGAGGCCTGTCGACTCCCGGAGGACGTCGAGCGGCTGTTCCTCGACGCCGACGCCCTGACGGCGTACTGCACCAGCGAGGACGCCGACCTCCAGCTGGCTCGGCTCATCCACGCCGCGACGACCACCACCATCGCTCCGACGATGGTGCGGGGCGGCGTGAAGACCAACGTGATCGCCGACCGGGTCGAGATCGAGCTCGACATCCGGACCCTGCCGGGCGTCACGGCCGACGACCTCGTGTCCGCGATCGCGGCCGCGGTGGGTGAGGAGCTGATGGCGTCGGTCGATGTGCAGGTCGGCAAGTTCCAGGAGGCCTCGCTCTCCTCCCCCGAGTCGCCGCTGTGGGACTCGCTGGCCAAGGCCAGCTCGGCGCTGCTGCCGGGATCACGTCCGGTCCCGTTCCTGCTGGTGGGCGTCACCGATGCCCGGTTCTTCCGCGGCGCCGGCTCCACCGCCTACGGATACGGGCTCTTCAGCGACCGGATCTCGTTCCGCGACTTCGCGTCGATGTTCCACGGCAACGACGAGCGGATCGACATCGAGTCGCTCCGTCTCTCCACCGAGCTCTGGTCGGCGGTAGCGCAGGACTTCCTCGATTGA
- a CDS encoding SigE family RNA polymerase sigma factor: MRRLAVIGEVGTGPEHLAADLYAAHRLNLVRLAVLLVDDLGSAEDVVHDVFAGLLTGDKQLRDPDAAVAYLRRAVVNRARSALRRRRTARAYTPPEEASRAGPDDLALLSEEHREVSAALRTLPARQREVLVLRYWSGLSEIEIAEALGISRGTVKSTASRALASLEKKLEGGR; the protein is encoded by the coding sequence ATGCGCAGGCTGGCGGTGATCGGCGAGGTCGGGACTGGTCCCGAGCACCTGGCCGCTGACCTGTACGCCGCGCACCGGCTCAACCTGGTGCGGCTGGCGGTGCTCCTCGTCGACGACCTCGGGTCTGCCGAGGACGTCGTGCACGACGTGTTCGCCGGGCTGCTGACCGGCGACAAGCAGCTGCGCGATCCGGACGCAGCCGTCGCCTACCTGCGGCGCGCGGTCGTCAACCGGGCTCGCTCGGCCTTGCGTCGCCGCCGTACCGCCCGGGCCTACACGCCGCCCGAGGAGGCGTCCCGAGCCGGCCCCGACGACCTGGCGCTGCTGAGCGAGGAGCACCGGGAGGTGTCCGCAGCCCTGCGGACCCTGCCGGCCCGACAGCGGGAGGTGCTGGTGCTGCGCTACTGGAGCGGCCTGTCGGAGATCGAGATCGCCGAGGCGCTCGGGATCTCCCGGGGCACCGTGAAGTCGACCGCGAGCCGCGCGCTCGCTTCTCTGGAGAAGAAGCTGGAGGGTGGGCGATGA
- a CDS encoding hydroxyacid-oxoacid transhydrogenase, with translation MSETVFTYAAPALKFGRGASRELGYDLSTWGARRVLLVTDPGVAAVGHPATVAEGLAKHGLAVTTYDETHVEPTDASLTHAVEFARAEGPFDAVVAVGGGSSIDTAKAVALLVTNPGELMDYINAPVGNARAPEHALLPLVAVPTTTGTGSESTTICVMDVLALKVKTGISHPALRPRLAVVDPDLSATQPPGVTAAAGMDILCHALESYTARWYADFDAKSPEQRVPYCGANPIADLWSERALGLLAGAFRSAVREGGMAPEVAEQMAMAATFAGLGFGNAGVHIPHANAYPIAGRVRDFRPAGYPAGEPIVPHGIAVALTAPEAFRFTYDAAPDRHLRAARLLDPAADGSGPDVLPRTLATLMRDIGLPNGLGEVGYGEADVDDLVAGAVQQQRLLATAPKPVTEDDLAGIIGSSLRHWAD, from the coding sequence GTGAGCGAGACCGTCTTCACCTATGCGGCGCCGGCCCTGAAGTTCGGGCGGGGGGCGTCCCGCGAGCTGGGCTACGACCTGTCCACGTGGGGGGCGCGGCGCGTGCTCCTGGTGACGGATCCGGGCGTCGCCGCGGTCGGGCACCCCGCGACCGTGGCGGAGGGCCTGGCGAAGCACGGCCTCGCCGTGACGACGTACGACGAGACCCATGTCGAGCCGACCGATGCGTCGCTGACGCACGCGGTGGAGTTCGCCCGGGCCGAGGGGCCGTTCGACGCGGTGGTCGCCGTCGGGGGCGGGTCGTCGATCGACACCGCGAAGGCGGTCGCCCTGCTGGTGACCAACCCCGGCGAGCTGATGGACTACATCAACGCACCGGTGGGGAATGCACGCGCCCCGGAGCACGCCCTGCTGCCGCTGGTCGCCGTACCGACGACCACCGGCACCGGCAGCGAGAGCACCACCATCTGCGTCATGGACGTGCTCGCGCTCAAGGTCAAGACCGGCATCAGCCACCCCGCGCTCCGGCCCCGGCTCGCGGTCGTCGACCCCGACCTCAGCGCCACCCAGCCGCCCGGCGTCACCGCGGCCGCCGGGATGGACATCCTGTGCCACGCGCTCGAGAGCTACACCGCGCGCTGGTACGCCGACTTCGACGCCAAGTCGCCCGAGCAACGGGTGCCCTACTGCGGCGCCAACCCGATCGCCGACCTGTGGTCCGAACGCGCGCTCGGGCTGCTCGCCGGTGCCTTCCGGTCCGCGGTCCGCGAGGGCGGGATGGCTCCGGAGGTGGCCGAGCAGATGGCGATGGCCGCGACCTTCGCGGGCCTGGGCTTCGGGAACGCCGGCGTGCACATCCCGCACGCCAACGCCTATCCGATCGCGGGTCGCGTGCGCGACTTCCGGCCGGCCGGCTATCCCGCGGGCGAGCCGATCGTGCCGCACGGCATCGCGGTCGCCCTCACGGCCCCCGAGGCGTTCCGGTTCACCTACGACGCCGCGCCGGACCGCCACCTGCGCGCCGCCCGGCTGCTGGACCCCGCAGCCGACGGCTCCGGTCCGGACGTCCTGCCGCGGACGCTGGCGACCCTGATGCGCGACATCGGGCTGCCCAACGGGCTGGGCGAGGTCGGCTACGGCGAGGCGGACGTCGACGACCTGGTCGCGGGTGCGGTCCAGCAGCAGCGGCTGCTCGCCACCGCGCCGAAGCCGGTCACCGAGGACGACCTCGCCGGCATCATCGGCTCCTCCCTGCGCCACTGGGCCGATTGA
- a CDS encoding class I SAM-dependent methyltransferase produces the protein MSSTTEPLAEGLARIRDHLLDPDSLVRGLGSGRQKGQQPRWRRAELRWVDLKAGRHLQVTTYDATQAYVANHLVGDAAGAAVDALLAEPFGNWHVETTTEVHQLRVTKKLDAITHTSGRAAPVEAVRAHDREKERLLPGDDPVLAALGLADAQGRIKPSRQAKYRQVEEFVRILDASITEALGNQLRTPTPDDPLRIVDLGCGNGYLTFAAHRYLTQQRGLPVRLVGVDVKQQSAEHNGRVADDLGIVADFVVGTIAGAILPERDQQPDVVLALHACDTATDEALARAIEWRAPLVLAAPCCHHDVAAQLRKAPAPAPYSSLTRHGILRERFADTLTDALREMLLRLSAYRVDVMQFVESKHTPRNTLLRAVRTGAAADPALRQDYDDLVATWQVTPRLAVLLGSAGVSTGSIDEVG, from the coding sequence ATGAGCTCCACCACCGAGCCGCTGGCCGAGGGCCTCGCCCGGATCCGGGACCACCTGCTCGACCCGGACTCACTGGTGCGCGGGCTGGGATCGGGCCGGCAGAAGGGTCAGCAGCCGCGGTGGCGTCGCGCCGAGCTGCGGTGGGTGGACCTGAAGGCGGGACGGCACCTGCAGGTCACGACGTACGACGCCACCCAGGCCTACGTCGCCAACCACCTGGTCGGCGACGCGGCCGGTGCCGCAGTGGATGCGCTGCTGGCCGAGCCGTTCGGCAACTGGCACGTCGAGACCACGACCGAGGTGCACCAGCTGAGGGTGACCAAGAAACTCGACGCGATCACCCACACGTCCGGTCGGGCGGCACCGGTCGAGGCCGTCCGGGCCCACGACCGGGAGAAGGAGCGGCTCCTGCCCGGCGACGACCCGGTGCTGGCGGCGCTCGGGCTGGCCGACGCGCAGGGTCGGATCAAGCCGAGCCGGCAGGCGAAGTACCGCCAGGTCGAGGAGTTCGTGCGGATCCTCGACGCGTCGATCACCGAGGCGCTCGGCAACCAGCTGCGCACGCCCACGCCGGACGACCCGCTGCGGATCGTCGACCTGGGGTGCGGCAACGGCTACCTGACCTTCGCCGCACACCGTTACCTGACCCAGCAGCGCGGGCTGCCGGTACGGCTGGTCGGCGTCGACGTGAAGCAGCAATCGGCCGAGCACAACGGACGGGTGGCCGACGACCTCGGCATCGTCGCGGACTTCGTGGTGGGCACCATCGCCGGCGCGATCCTTCCGGAGCGCGACCAGCAGCCGGACGTCGTCCTGGCTCTGCACGCGTGCGACACCGCCACCGACGAGGCACTCGCCCGTGCGATCGAGTGGCGGGCGCCGCTGGTGCTGGCCGCGCCGTGCTGCCATCACGACGTCGCCGCCCAGCTGCGCAAGGCGCCGGCCCCGGCGCCGTACTCGTCCCTCACCCGGCACGGCATCCTCCGTGAGCGCTTCGCGGACACCTTGACCGACGCGCTGCGGGAGATGCTCCTGCGGCTGTCCGCCTACCGCGTCGACGTCATGCAGTTCGTCGAGAGCAAGCACACGCCGCGCAACACGCTGCTGCGCGCCGTCCGGACCGGCGCCGCGGCGGACCCCGCACTGCGGCAGGACTACGACGACCTGGTCGCGACCTGGCAGGTCACGCCGCGGCTCGCCGTCCTGCTCGGGTCCGCCGGGGTCTCGACCGGTTCGATCGACGAGGTGGGGTGA
- a CDS encoding FAD-binding and (Fe-S)-binding domain-containing protein, whose translation MSSADDLVAELARRGVDADDSTLTRALYSSDASLYRVLPAAVARPRHRDDLEAVLEVAAAAGSSVTMRGAGTSIAGNAVGEGIVVDTRRLDRVLEIDTLARTARVEPGVVHAQLQRAAAAVPSGGLRYGPDPSTHTRCTIGGMVGNNACGSRALGYGRTADTIVEVDVLWGDRTARTGEVETRLAAVVARELAHVRTSFGRFSRQVSGYSLEHLLPERLAVPQFFAGSEGTLGLLREVVVSLVPEEARDLLVLGYPSMVDAADAVPAILGGVAGDARIVACEGLDARIVELVRARGGAVPELPRGSGWLFVEVAGPERAGALSSVVAVAGALDARVVGSVAEAAALWRIREDGAGLAARSLGRPAHSGWEDAAVPPDRLGAWLRDFDALLREHRLDGVPYGHFGDGCVHVRIDFDFSGGPQAFREFLVACAERLREHGGSLSGEHGDGRARSELLPLMYDETSLALFAAVKHACDPEGLLNPGVLVDPRPFDADLRPVRPVLLAPDLAAEVHRCTGVGKCVAPAPAGVMCPSYVATRDEKDSTRGRARVLQEAVTGALPGGLADPAVHEALDLCLSCKGCLSDCPTGVDMAEYKSEVLHQTYSRRRRPRSHYALGALPRWARWGAPLARLGNPALRGGPLAKLAKVVAGVDERRSLPVLASPRFRKASAVVTGRLSAGGGLDTPSPSGSGYSSTETPDVWVWADSFTEYFRTGPGLAAIGYLEGAGLTVRVIDEPACCALTWTSTGQRDTARKILDRTREVLTPYVDSGVPVLGIEPSCTAALRSDAGLGVVTLGELVTRLDLPLPDLNGVSVVAQPHCHHSSVLGWATDHALLERAGATVTVVPGCCGLAGNWGVEKGHYEASVAVAESHLLPAVRSALEADPATVVLADGLSCALQLDDLAQVQALHLAELLGR comes from the coding sequence GTGAGCTCCGCCGACGACCTGGTTGCCGAGCTGGCTCGCCGGGGCGTCGACGCCGACGACTCGACGCTCACCCGGGCGCTCTACTCCTCCGACGCCTCCCTCTACCGGGTGCTCCCGGCTGCCGTTGCCCGGCCGCGGCACCGCGACGACCTGGAGGCGGTGCTCGAGGTGGCCGCGGCTGCCGGGTCGTCGGTGACCATGCGCGGAGCAGGTACGTCGATCGCCGGCAACGCCGTGGGCGAGGGCATCGTGGTCGACACCCGCCGGCTGGACCGGGTGCTGGAGATCGACACCCTGGCCCGGACGGCGCGGGTCGAGCCCGGCGTCGTGCACGCCCAGCTCCAGAGAGCCGCGGCGGCCGTGCCCTCGGGGGGACTGCGCTACGGGCCGGACCCCTCCACCCACACCCGCTGCACGATCGGCGGCATGGTCGGCAACAACGCGTGCGGATCCCGCGCGCTCGGCTACGGACGCACCGCCGACACGATCGTCGAGGTCGACGTGCTCTGGGGCGACCGAACCGCCCGCACCGGCGAGGTCGAGACCCGGCTGGCGGCAGTGGTGGCGCGCGAGCTCGCCCACGTCCGGACGTCGTTCGGACGGTTCTCACGCCAGGTGTCGGGGTACTCGTTGGAGCACCTGCTGCCCGAGCGGCTGGCGGTGCCGCAGTTCTTCGCCGGGTCCGAGGGCACGCTCGGGCTGCTGCGTGAGGTCGTCGTGTCGCTGGTGCCCGAGGAGGCGCGGGACCTGCTGGTGCTCGGGTACCCGTCGATGGTCGACGCGGCGGACGCGGTGCCGGCGATCCTCGGAGGCGTCGCGGGTGACGCCCGGATCGTCGCCTGCGAGGGGCTCGACGCGCGGATCGTCGAGCTGGTGCGTGCCCGCGGCGGGGCGGTGCCGGAGTTGCCGCGGGGGAGTGGGTGGCTGTTCGTCGAGGTCGCCGGTCCGGAACGGGCCGGCGCGCTGTCATCGGTCGTCGCTGTGGCCGGCGCGCTCGACGCCCGGGTGGTCGGGTCGGTCGCGGAGGCGGCCGCACTGTGGCGGATCCGTGAGGACGGCGCGGGGTTGGCCGCGCGCAGCCTCGGCCGGCCGGCGCACTCGGGCTGGGAGGATGCCGCCGTCCCGCCCGACCGGCTCGGCGCCTGGCTGCGCGACTTCGACGCCCTGCTGCGGGAGCACCGGCTCGACGGCGTGCCCTACGGCCACTTCGGCGACGGCTGTGTGCACGTGCGGATCGACTTCGACTTCTCCGGCGGACCGCAGGCGTTCCGGGAGTTCCTGGTCGCCTGTGCCGAGCGGCTGCGGGAGCACGGCGGGTCGCTGTCGGGGGAGCACGGCGACGGTCGGGCGCGGTCGGAGCTGCTGCCGCTGATGTACGACGAGACGTCGCTCGCCCTCTTCGCCGCGGTCAAGCACGCGTGCGACCCGGAGGGGCTCCTCAACCCCGGCGTGCTGGTCGATCCCCGGCCGTTCGACGCCGACCTGCGGCCGGTGCGGCCCGTCCTGCTCGCCCCGGACCTGGCCGCGGAGGTGCACCGGTGCACCGGCGTCGGGAAGTGCGTGGCGCCCGCTCCCGCCGGGGTGATGTGCCCGTCGTACGTCGCCACCCGGGACGAGAAGGACTCGACCCGCGGGCGCGCCCGGGTGCTGCAGGAAGCGGTCACCGGCGCGCTGCCGGGCGGCCTCGCCGACCCGGCGGTGCACGAGGCGCTCGACCTCTGCCTGTCCTGCAAGGGCTGCCTGTCGGACTGCCCGACCGGCGTCGACATGGCGGAGTACAAGTCCGAGGTGCTGCACCAGACCTACTCCCGCCGCAGGAGGCCGCGCTCCCACTACGCCCTCGGTGCGCTGCCGCGGTGGGCACGGTGGGGCGCGCCGCTGGCGAGGCTCGGAAACCCGGCGCTGCGCGGCGGGCCGCTCGCGAAGCTGGCCAAGGTGGTGGCGGGCGTGGACGAGCGGCGGTCGCTGCCGGTGCTGGCGTCGCCGCGGTTCAGGAAGGCGTCGGCGGTGGTGACGGGAAGGCTTTCGGCCGGCGGGGGTCTCGATACGCCCTCGCCTAGCGGCTCGGGCTACTCGAGCACCGAGACCCCCGACGTATGGGTGTGGGCGGACTCGTTCACGGAGTACTTCCGCACCGGTCCCGGGCTCGCGGCGATCGGGTACCTCGAGGGCGCCGGCCTCACGGTGCGGGTGATCGACGAGCCCGCGTGCTGCGCGCTGACCTGGACGTCGACGGGACAGCGCGACACCGCGCGCAAGATCCTGGACCGCACCCGGGAGGTCCTGACGCCGTACGTCGACAGCGGGGTGCCGGTGCTGGGCATCGAGCCGTCCTGCACGGCCGCGCTGCGGTCGGACGCCGGCCTGGGCGTCGTCACCTTGGGCGAGCTGGTGACCCGGCTCGACCTCCCGCTGCCGGACCTCAACGGGGTGAGCGTCGTCGCCCAGCCCCACTGCCACCACTCGTCGGTGCTCGGCTGGGCCACCGACCACGCGCTGCTCGAGCGGGCCGGCGCGACCGTGACGGTGGTGCCCGGCTGCTGTGGGCTGGCCGGCAACTGGGGGGTCGAGAAGGGCCACTACGAGGCTTCGGTCGCCGTCGCCGAGTCCCACCTGCTGCCGGCGGTGCGCTCGGCTCTCGAGGCCGACCCCGCGACCGTCGTCCTCGCCGACGGCCTGTCGTGCGCGCTCCAGCTCGACGACCTCGCACAGGTGCAGGCGCTGCACCTCGCCGAGCTGCTGGGTCGGTAG
- a CDS encoding SMP-30/gluconolactonase/LRE family protein encodes MSRLEKVLAALAVLPFGLGFTASESRPGAEVVFSFADPEIVESSGLAVQNGLFATVNDSGDVGRVFTVDPADGSTVAVTSWDGEPEDVEAMSLLPGGDVLVGDIGDNLAQRDSVEVLRMPFGEDGSVDPATYELTYPDGPHDAEALLVHPGTGQVLVVAKEFIGRIYAAPKRLDPDRPNRMRLLGEVRPIATDGAFLPDGEAFVLRGYDTATFYRWPSLEEVGEIPLPDQEQGEGIAVDRDGAVFVSSEGQHSEVLRIALPRWLRSALEPKDPPGDGSGEGPTTDDGDPVTATDRDEPAEEIERPFWPWAVGGIVGVVVILVLVRALRPR; translated from the coding sequence GTGAGCCGGTTGGAGAAGGTCCTGGCGGCACTGGCGGTGCTGCCGTTCGGTCTCGGGTTCACCGCCAGCGAGAGCAGGCCGGGCGCCGAGGTGGTGTTCTCGTTCGCCGACCCCGAGATCGTCGAGTCGAGCGGGCTGGCGGTCCAGAACGGCCTGTTCGCGACGGTCAACGACTCCGGCGACGTGGGGCGGGTGTTCACCGTCGACCCGGCCGACGGCAGCACCGTGGCGGTGACGTCGTGGGACGGCGAGCCCGAAGACGTCGAGGCGATGTCGCTGCTGCCGGGCGGTGACGTCCTGGTCGGCGACATCGGGGACAACCTGGCGCAGCGGGACTCGGTCGAGGTGCTCCGGATGCCGTTCGGCGAGGACGGCTCGGTCGACCCGGCCACCTACGAGCTGACCTATCCGGACGGTCCCCACGACGCCGAGGCGCTGCTGGTGCACCCCGGCACGGGGCAGGTGCTGGTCGTCGCGAAGGAGTTCATCGGCCGCATCTACGCCGCGCCGAAGCGGCTCGACCCCGACCGTCCGAACCGGATGCGGCTGCTCGGCGAGGTACGGCCGATCGCGACCGACGGGGCCTTCCTCCCGGACGGCGAGGCCTTCGTGCTCCGCGGCTACGACACCGCCACGTTCTACCGCTGGCCGTCGCTGGAGGAGGTCGGCGAGATCCCGCTCCCCGACCAGGAGCAGGGCGAGGGCATCGCCGTCGACAGGGACGGCGCGGTCTTCGTCAGTTCCGAGGGCCAGCACAGCGAGGTGCTGCGGATCGCGCTGCCGCGATGGCTGCGGTCCGCGCTCGAGCCGAAGGACCCCCCAGGGGACGGCTCAGGGGAGGGCCCGACGACCGACGACGGGGATCCGGTGACGGCCACCGACAGGGACGAGCCGGCGGAGGAGATCGAACGGCCGTTCTGGCCGTGGGCGGTCGGCGGCATCGTCGGGGTCGTCGTCATCCTGGTGCTGGTCCGCGCGCTCCGCCCGCGCTGA
- a CDS encoding geranylgeranyl reductase family protein, giving the protein MTTPQRTDVLVVGAGPAGSAAAAWAARLGADVVLTDAAVFPRDKTCGDGLTPRAIDELGRLGLTDWVRAHTVNQGLRAHGFGQTLHLPWPGGHLPDWGSAIARTELDDYLRTTAIKAGATGIDGARAVDVRREGGRVTAVVFERGSRGGDRFEIECERLVVADGVRSPLGKVLGREWHRDTVYGVAGRCYVSSTKPDDPWISSHLELRGPSTGSGGAGEILSGYGWIFPLGTDAGGVNLGVGTLATAKRPADVAIRPLMSFYAEERREEFALGDELRMPTSALLPMGGAVSNVAGPNWALIGDAAACVNPLNGEGIDYGLETGRLVAELMTEQPRSDLGVVWPAVLKEHYGEAFSIARRLAGLVTVPRLLPALGPVGMRSDLLMTLALRWMGNLVTDDDRDRAARVWRWAGRRSLARDARPPFS; this is encoded by the coding sequence GTGACCACCCCGCAGCGCACCGACGTGCTCGTCGTGGGAGCGGGCCCCGCGGGCTCCGCCGCCGCGGCGTGGGCGGCGCGCCTGGGCGCGGACGTCGTGCTCACGGACGCGGCGGTGTTCCCCCGCGACAAGACGTGCGGTGACGGGCTGACGCCACGGGCGATCGACGAGCTGGGGCGGCTCGGCCTCACCGACTGGGTGCGGGCCCACACCGTCAACCAGGGCCTCCGCGCGCACGGGTTCGGACAGACGCTGCACCTGCCGTGGCCCGGCGGGCACCTGCCCGACTGGGGCAGCGCGATCGCGCGCACCGAGCTCGACGACTACCTGCGCACGACGGCGATCAAGGCGGGGGCGACCGGCATCGACGGTGCGCGGGCGGTCGACGTCCGACGTGAAGGCGGGCGGGTGACCGCCGTCGTCTTCGAGCGGGGTTCGCGCGGCGGTGACCGGTTCGAGATCGAGTGCGAACGCCTGGTCGTCGCCGACGGCGTCCGCTCGCCGCTCGGCAAGGTGCTGGGCCGCGAGTGGCACCGCGACACCGTCTACGGCGTCGCCGGCCGGTGCTACGTCTCCTCGACCAAGCCGGACGACCCCTGGATCAGCTCCCACCTCGAGCTGCGCGGCCCCTCGACCGGATCGGGGGGCGCGGGGGAGATCCTGTCCGGCTACGGCTGGATCTTCCCGCTCGGCACCGACGCCGGTGGCGTCAACCTCGGTGTCGGCACCCTCGCCACGGCCAAGCGGCCGGCGGACGTCGCGATCAGGCCGCTGATGAGCTTCTACGCCGAGGAGCGCCGCGAGGAGTTCGCTCTCGGCGACGAGCTTCGGATGCCGACCTCGGCACTGCTGCCCATGGGCGGCGCGGTGTCCAACGTCGCCGGGCCCAACTGGGCGCTGATCGGCGACGCGGCAGCGTGCGTCAACCCGCTCAACGGCGAGGGCATCGACTACGGCCTCGAGACCGGCCGGCTGGTGGCCGAGCTGATGACCGAGCAACCCCGGAGCGACCTCGGGGTCGTCTGGCCGGCGGTGCTCAAGGAGCACTACGGCGAGGCGTTCTCGATCGCACGCCGGCTCGCCGGGCTGGTGACGGTGCCGCGGCTGCTGCCCGCACTGGGGCCGGTCGGCATGCGGTCCGACCTGCTGATGACGTTGGCGCTGCGATGGATGGGCAACCTGGTCACCGACGACGACCGCGACCGGGCGGCTCGCGTGTGGCGCTGGGCCGGCCGGCGCTCGCTCGCCCGGGACGCCCGGCCCCCGTTCAGCTGA
- a CDS encoding NUDIX hydrolase produces the protein MGQQVQRLGAYAVVVRGDRILLTRLAERVTKQELWTLPGGGVDHGEDPRAAVVREIYEETGLRAEVGETAHVFSMHLSDTWRRGRRVDAHSVRIVYDGWVAADAPDPRVVEIDGSTADAAWQPIGAVLDGSLPTVGLVTEALAELRPQQRQRVAAYAYVERDGALLLTRNSALGPHPGVWTLPGGGIDHGESPADTVLRELHEECGLEGELGELLTVDDHHFTGTAPIGRREDFHAIRIVYRASVPADAEPRVVEVDGTTDAVAWVPLTEVATDAARFSSLVRAAITAAGGR, from the coding sequence ATGGGGCAGCAGGTGCAGCGGCTGGGGGCGTATGCCGTCGTCGTCCGCGGCGACCGGATCCTGCTCACCCGCCTCGCGGAGCGGGTCACCAAGCAGGAGCTGTGGACGCTGCCGGGCGGCGGTGTCGACCACGGCGAGGACCCGCGGGCAGCAGTGGTTCGTGAGATCTACGAGGAGACCGGTCTGCGGGCCGAGGTCGGCGAGACCGCCCACGTCTTCTCGATGCACCTGTCCGACACCTGGCGCCGCGGTCGCCGGGTGGACGCGCACTCCGTACGGATCGTGTACGACGGCTGGGTGGCCGCCGACGCTCCGGACCCGCGCGTCGTCGAGATCGACGGGTCGACCGCGGACGCCGCGTGGCAGCCGATCGGCGCGGTGCTCGACGGATCGCTGCCGACGGTCGGGCTGGTGACCGAGGCGCTCGCCGAGCTCCGTCCGCAGCAGCGGCAGCGGGTCGCGGCGTACGCCTATGTCGAGCGGGACGGCGCGCTGCTGCTCACGCGCAACTCGGCGCTCGGACCGCACCCCGGGGTGTGGACGCTGCCCGGCGGTGGCATCGACCACGGCGAGTCCCCGGCGGACACCGTGCTGCGGGAGCTGCACGAGGAGTGCGGTCTCGAGGGGGAGCTCGGGGAGCTGCTGACCGTCGACGACCACCACTTCACCGGCACCGCGCCGATCGGCCGGAGGGAGGACTTCCACGCGATCCGGATCGTCTACCGGGCGTCCGTGCCCGCGGACGCCGAGCCACGGGTGGTCGAGGTCGACGGCACCACCGACGCGGTCGCCTGGGTGCCGCTCACCGAGGTCGCGACCGACGCGGCGAGGTTCAGCAGCCTGGTGCGGGCCGCGATCACCGCGGCCGGCGGTCGCTAG